Proteins encoded together in one Triticum dicoccoides isolate Atlit2015 ecotype Zavitan chromosome 7B, WEW_v2.0, whole genome shotgun sequence window:
- the LOC119340164 gene encoding uncharacterized protein LOC119340164, translating to MQGRRCSPITPLPAPNHLDGLPARKQWLEKRQRFLRTELEQFLRGYRDQHPCEPTFELEIICGVAKESAYLSSHCYHINFLAAASDGTLMLFFAQVWEEKRPDNTESCCRLGVRYSDRESEVSFCCPLPYYSPNDAYLGRCTICEFGVSKIVHPPIGLQLCISEQRILILERPLPQIRRKCPLVRTAS from the exons ATGCAAGGGCGCCGGTGCTCGCCCATCACCCCACTCCCAGCACCAAATCACTTGGACGGTCTTCCAGCAAGGAAGCAATGGCTGGAGAAGAGGCAGAGGTTTCTACGGACGGAGCTTGAACAATTCCTCCGCGGCTACCGCGATCAGCACCCATGCGAACCAACATTCGAGCTGGAAATCATCTGCGGCGTGGCCAAAGAGAGCGCCTATCTGTCCTCCCATTGCTACCACATCAATTTCCTCGCCGCAGCATCCGATGGCACGCTGATGCTCTTCTTCGCCCAGGTTTGGGAGGAGAAGAGACCCGACAACACCGAGTCGTGCTGCCGTTTAGGGGTTCGTTACAGCGACAGAGAATCGGAGGTCTCTTTTTGCTGTCCCTTGCCCTACTACAGCCCAAATGATGCATATCTTG GGCGATGCACCATTTGCGAGTTCGGAGTAAGTAAGATTGTGCATCCACCTATTGGTCTGCAACTCTGCATATCAGAGCAGCGCATACTGATTTTGGAAAGGCCCTTGCCTCAAATTCGAAGAAAGTGTCCTCTCGTGCGGACGGCATCGTAG